From the genome of Cytobacillus firmus, one region includes:
- a CDS encoding Nif3-like dinuclear metal center hexameric protein — protein sequence MKTVEDVLIALDELTGGRVIKSLNDITRGEHPFVIMKSSNIPGKEIIETPGLVYGEMKKEVKKVAVAMTMTEGSIELAGATGVDAIVAHHPIAEAANSGGVILKNYLDLYNVAAFELHEAFHGLHPGIPFLHGHQVYRTEVSYGGVHGNILYAGKVLPDVKTLGDILTRLDHFMGLRDEEELLHTEKEIRHSSSLSETSIVTRGRIVHGEETSPVNNIVHIFPHTGFSPEHLRQAIQEHPEADTVLASISRVYDGHPLIETAKELGLNFIIGNCHVLEILENGLPLAYALDRLLPDVEVVVFRERVTSISLNEMGSPQLKKYAEEMAEGYLLKKTAVQTV from the coding sequence ATGAAAACAGTAGAAGATGTATTGATTGCGCTGGATGAGCTGACAGGAGGAAGAGTGATTAAATCTCTGAATGACATTACGAGAGGGGAGCATCCCTTTGTCATCATGAAATCTTCCAACATTCCCGGGAAAGAAATCATTGAAACGCCTGGTCTTGTTTATGGTGAAATGAAGAAGGAGGTAAAAAAAGTAGCAGTTGCTATGACAATGACAGAAGGATCTATCGAACTTGCCGGCGCCACTGGTGTCGATGCCATTGTTGCTCATCATCCGATAGCTGAAGCGGCTAATTCAGGTGGAGTTATCTTGAAAAACTATCTGGATTTGTATAATGTCGCTGCATTTGAACTGCATGAAGCTTTCCATGGATTACATCCTGGCATTCCTTTTTTGCACGGCCATCAGGTATACCGGACAGAGGTTTCTTATGGAGGCGTACACGGAAATATTTTATATGCAGGGAAAGTGCTCCCTGATGTGAAAACGCTGGGGGATATTTTAACACGGCTGGACCATTTTATGGGTCTGAGAGATGAAGAGGAATTGTTACATACGGAAAAGGAAATACGCCATAGTTCATCTCTGTCTGAAACTAGTATAGTGACACGCGGGAGAATTGTTCATGGAGAAGAGACAAGCCCCGTGAACAATATTGTGCACATTTTCCCGCATACAGGATTTTCCCCGGAACATTTGCGTCAAGCCATCCAGGAACACCCGGAAGCTGACACAGTTCTCGCTAGCATTAGCCGGGTTTATGACGGACATCCCCTTATTGAAACAGCTAAGGAGTTAGGACTTAATTTTATTATCGGAAATTGCCATGTGTTAGAAATACTTGAAAATGGTTTACCTTTAGCTTATGCCTTGGACAGACTGCTGCCTGATGTTGAAGTTGTTGTTTTCCGGGAACGTGTGACAAGCATATCCTTAAATGAAATGGGATCTCCTCAGTTAAAGAAATATGCAGAAGAAATGGCTGAAGGCTATCTATTGAAAAAAACGGCTGTCCAAACAGTATAA
- a CDS encoding DUF2975 domain-containing protein, with protein sequence MSAKQGSTTFLKIITFLIGIAVFALCIFWLPEIAIQDAKVHPDTAYFLIPFLVCAYGFCITFSVALYQAFKLLTYIERNNAFSELSLKSLNVIKKCSFTVIFLILLGIVSLKVLAKVTGDDAAGPISLSLMGILATSIIAGIMDVLQKPLKKLLDKK encoded by the coding sequence ATGAGTGCTAAACAAGGTTCAACCACTTTCTTAAAAATAATTACTTTTCTAATTGGAATTGCGGTGTTTGCTTTGTGTATCTTCTGGTTACCTGAAATAGCCATACAAGATGCAAAGGTACATCCAGATACAGCTTATTTCCTAATCCCCTTTTTAGTATGTGCATATGGATTCTGTATCACGTTTTCCGTTGCGTTGTACCAAGCATTTAAACTATTAACCTATATCGAAAGGAACAATGCTTTCTCCGAGTTATCACTTAAATCTTTAAATGTTATAAAAAAATGTTCTTTTACGGTCATTTTCCTCATTCTGTTAGGAATAGTAAGCTTAAAAGTGCTTGCAAAAGTTACAGGTGACGATGCAGCAGGTCCCATTTCACTAAGTCTAATGGGCATTTTGGCAACAAGTATCATCGCAGGCATTATGGATGTACTTCAAAAGCCATTAAAAAAATTGCTGGATAAAAAATAA
- a CDS encoding helix-turn-helix domain-containing protein, which yields MEEIHLILAKNLKAYRENRKLSLEKVAELTGVSKTMIGQIERGESSPTITTIWKIANGLKISFTSLINHPQPDTQLVLKKEIQTLSEDHGRYRVYPYFPFENDKRFEVYTVEIDKGGYLSAEPHIEGTEELIVVFDGEITIRVNNDEYTLESGDSIRFKADRPHTYHNSGKSLARVSMILFYPAE from the coding sequence ATGGAGGAAATTCATTTAATTCTTGCTAAAAATTTAAAAGCATATCGAGAAAATAGAAAATTAAGTTTAGAGAAGGTGGCCGAATTAACGGGAGTTAGCAAAACGATGATCGGCCAAATTGAACGGGGCGAATCAAGCCCAACGATTACAACGATCTGGAAGATTGCGAACGGTCTTAAGATTTCATTTACCTCACTGATTAATCATCCCCAGCCGGATACGCAGCTTGTTTTAAAAAAGGAAATTCAGACATTATCAGAAGATCATGGCAGGTATCGGGTATACCCTTACTTTCCTTTCGAAAATGATAAGCGCTTCGAAGTGTATACCGTTGAAATTGACAAAGGAGGATACCTTAGCGCTGAACCGCATATCGAGGGAACCGAAGAGCTGATCGTGGTCTTTGACGGGGAAATAACCATACGGGTTAATAACGATGAATATACGTTAGAAAGCGGTGACTCCATCAGATTCAAAGCGGATAGACCGCATACCTATCATAATTCAGGGAAATCATTGGCACGTGTCAGTATGATCTTATTTTATCCGGCAGAATAA
- a CDS encoding PucR family transcriptional regulator, which translates to MITVNEFADVLEGDNILLVGGKQSINKEIAYLTSMELTEKTSRMKEKGFVMTTFHAFKDVDQIISHLEWMQEIGISAIGFHTAALKTIPREVIDYSNTHSFPLFEIPQEVPYYSIHEKYNQLVNKKENEQASKIHRLNEKLMEIVLLEKDLNSIVKVIGEYINNVVCVLDPYFDLIAYWKTKEQTRDEIKHLINLIINQHKENVLKVRFTNRETNITVKRDSPSDQNFKVAPLFSKMNFLGYLIICQNGTANKFSEEVIKNGIRALSLAAYNKNTLLHYQKSKDTEMLESIFQGEADDKNLSDFYMDLKKVRCIFQVQSSTPETLQSKLQMLSESLIENETNSRLWIYNRKIVGVIDSILERERVATILTDYPGIRIGVSAIDKVNHCSKIKAMYDQSSMGLLHGHLHDVQLVFWDEMGIEKIAYNLQSHHLFQNFDEELLGPLIAYDLEKNASLTETLYTYLKHFFNLQKSSGELFVHPNTVKYRLQKITELMHVDIQNPSHYSMLIMAFSIYRFKQKADRFQ; encoded by the coding sequence ATGATTACAGTCAACGAGTTTGCAGATGTGTTAGAAGGGGATAATATTTTGCTGGTAGGCGGCAAACAAAGTATAAATAAAGAAATCGCCTACCTAACAAGCATGGAGCTTACCGAAAAAACATCCCGCATGAAAGAAAAAGGGTTTGTTATGACCACATTTCACGCTTTTAAGGATGTGGATCAAATCATTAGCCATTTAGAATGGATGCAGGAGATCGGAATTAGTGCAATTGGTTTTCATACAGCAGCATTGAAGACAATTCCGAGGGAAGTTATCGACTACTCCAATACCCATTCTTTCCCGCTTTTTGAAATCCCCCAAGAGGTCCCATACTATAGCATCCACGAGAAATATAATCAGCTGGTAAATAAGAAGGAAAATGAGCAGGCTTCGAAAATACATAGATTAAATGAAAAGCTAATGGAAATTGTTCTCCTGGAAAAGGATTTGAATTCAATTGTAAAAGTAATAGGAGAATATATAAACAATGTTGTGTGCGTGTTAGATCCGTATTTTGATTTGATTGCGTATTGGAAAACGAAAGAGCAAACCAGAGATGAGATTAAGCACCTGATTAATTTAATCATAAACCAGCATAAAGAGAACGTGTTAAAAGTGCGCTTCACCAATCGTGAAACGAATATTACGGTGAAAAGGGATTCTCCTTCTGATCAGAATTTCAAGGTAGCGCCGCTGTTTTCTAAGATGAACTTTCTTGGCTATCTGATCATTTGTCAAAATGGAACTGCGAATAAGTTTTCAGAAGAAGTTATTAAGAATGGTATACGTGCTTTAAGCTTAGCTGCCTATAATAAAAATACTTTGCTTCACTATCAAAAGAGCAAAGATACCGAAATGCTCGAAAGTATTTTCCAAGGTGAGGCCGATGATAAAAATCTATCTGACTTTTATATGGACCTTAAGAAAGTAAGATGCATTTTCCAGGTGCAGTCCTCCACTCCGGAAACACTTCAATCAAAACTTCAAATGCTTTCAGAGAGTTTAATAGAAAATGAAACAAATTCCCGATTATGGATTTATAACAGAAAAATCGTCGGGGTGATCGATTCGATATTAGAAAGAGAGAGGGTAGCGACTATTCTGACAGACTACCCTGGAATCCGTATAGGTGTAAGTGCGATAGACAAGGTGAACCATTGCAGCAAAATCAAAGCTATGTATGACCAATCATCTATGGGGCTGCTGCATGGTCACCTTCATGATGTACAATTGGTGTTCTGGGATGAGATGGGGATTGAAAAAATTGCCTACAATTTACAATCCCATCATTTGTTTCAAAACTTTGATGAAGAATTACTGGGTCCATTGATTGCCTATGATTTGGAAAAGAATGCTTCCTTAACCGAGACACTATATACATACTTAAAACACTTTTTCAATCTGCAAAAATCGAGCGGCGAATTATTTGTGCATCCTAATACAGTAAAGTACCGATTGCAAAAAATAACCGAATTGATGCATGTGGATATTCAAAACCCATCCCATTATTCAATGCTCATAATGGCCTTTTCCATATACAGATTTAAACAAAAAGCAGATCGATTTCAATAG
- a CDS encoding class I SAM-dependent methyltransferase encodes MTEFWESSFIEKQTMWGFEPSDSAIQTKDFFLEKKVKDILIPGFGYGRNAKVFIDNGIDVTGIEISKTAIELARDNGLTLPIFHGSVTDMPFDDKLYDGIFSYALIHLLNESEREKFIKSCYNQLKPEGYMIFTSISKEAPMYGKGKQLGKDYFEIMDGVKMFFYDSDSIKQEFGQYGLIEISEIVEPHKDNETKPPFKFTMVKCQKK; translated from the coding sequence ATGACAGAATTCTGGGAATCAAGTTTTATAGAGAAGCAGACGATGTGGGGATTTGAACCTTCAGACTCAGCAATCCAGACTAAGGATTTTTTTCTCGAAAAGAAAGTGAAGGATATTTTAATTCCTGGGTTTGGATATGGCAGAAATGCGAAGGTGTTTATTGACAATGGAATAGATGTAACAGGAATTGAGATTTCAAAAACAGCGATTGAATTGGCAAGAGACAATGGGCTTACATTGCCTATTTTTCATGGTTCCGTAACCGATATGCCTTTTGATGACAAGCTTTATGATGGGATATTTAGTTATGCGCTTATACACTTATTGAATGAGAGTGAACGAGAGAAGTTCATTAAATCTTGCTATAATCAGTTAAAGCCAGAGGGATATATGATTTTTACTTCGATTTCAAAAGAAGCTCCGATGTATGGAAAGGGTAAACAATTGGGTAAAGACTATTTTGAGATCATGGACGGAGTAAAAATGTTTTTCTATGATTCCGACTCCATTAAACAGGAATTTGGACAATATGGACTGATCGAAATCTCGGAAATTGTGGAGCCGCATAAGGATAATGAAACGAAACCTCCATTTAAATTTACAATGGTAAAATGTCAGAAAAAATGA
- a CDS encoding metal-dependent hydrolase family protein encodes MPTDTNWILKGGSIIDGLNDEVVENSYIKVENGRITEVKEGEPGDTEGFEVIDCTGKYILPGLIDCHVHLVWNGSADPQSLIKNEENDRIALEAYKHALDTLKLGVTTVRDLGAPDRTVLHVRNVIDSGLLSGPTIIAAGAPICMTGGHVYYLGYESDGPDEVRKNTRRVLKEGADLVKVMATGGIYTKGEEPGSVQLTIEELSAAKEEALKKNKKVSAHADGIEGIMNCLEVGIDTIEHGIYADRQALEIMKNQGTFLVPTMAVMRQLISSPDIPAYALEKAKQVVGPHFCMLQEAVQIGVKIATGTDCGSPLTPPRYYFDELTIMHEAGMSEMEVIKASTSVAAECLGIEDQRGSISPGKYADLLIADSNPLNDLNSLRGDKLVMKNGVLVN; translated from the coding sequence ATGCCAACAGACACGAATTGGATCTTAAAAGGTGGCAGCATTATTGACGGACTTAATGATGAAGTGGTGGAGAATTCGTACATCAAGGTTGAGAACGGAAGAATTACTGAGGTTAAAGAAGGGGAGCCAGGTGATACAGAAGGGTTTGAAGTCATTGATTGCACCGGAAAATATATACTTCCCGGTCTGATTGACTGTCATGTGCATCTCGTTTGGAATGGCAGTGCAGACCCGCAATCCCTCATAAAGAATGAAGAGAATGACAGAATCGCTTTGGAAGCCTACAAGCATGCATTGGATACACTGAAATTAGGCGTCACTACGGTCAGGGATTTGGGTGCACCGGATCGAACCGTATTACATGTAAGAAATGTCATTGATTCCGGCTTGCTTTCAGGCCCTACCATTATTGCTGCTGGTGCACCTATTTGTATGACAGGCGGACATGTCTATTATTTAGGCTATGAATCTGACGGGCCGGATGAAGTCCGCAAGAATACAAGAAGGGTGCTCAAGGAAGGGGCAGACCTGGTGAAAGTGATGGCAACTGGCGGTATTTATACCAAAGGGGAAGAGCCCGGTTCCGTTCAATTAACAATAGAGGAACTGAGTGCAGCAAAAGAAGAGGCACTAAAGAAAAATAAGAAGGTCTCTGCACATGCAGATGGAATTGAAGGGATCATGAATTGTTTAGAGGTGGGGATTGACACAATCGAGCATGGAATTTACGCAGATCGTCAGGCTCTTGAAATCATGAAAAATCAGGGAACCTTTTTGGTTCCGACAATGGCCGTCATGAGACAGCTTATAAGCAGCCCGGACATTCCGGCATATGCTCTAGAAAAAGCGAAGCAAGTAGTGGGACCGCATTTCTGCATGCTGCAGGAAGCTGTTCAAATCGGAGTGAAGATTGCAACAGGAACTGATTGTGGCTCTCCATTAACCCCGCCCCGCTATTATTTTGATGAATTAACGATTATGCATGAAGCGGGAATGTCAGAAATGGAAGTCATTAAAGCATCAACGAGTGTTGCCGCTGAATGTCTCGGGATTGAAGATCAGCGCGGCAGTATTTCTCCTGGAAAGTACGCAGATTTGCTGATTGCAGACAGCAATCCGCTGAATGATTTAAATAGTTTGCGGGGAGACAAGCTTGTGATGAAAAATGGTGTTTTGGTCAACTAA
- a CDS encoding LysE family transporter translates to MSLLSFFLYVFVTSFTPGPNNIMAMVFANRFGLRNTIRFCLGVSAGFFVIMILCSYFNLLLHQYIPRVELIMTIIGVIYMLFLAFKIMTSKSDDPNHKDGKHNGFLIGMLLQFINPKGILYGVTVISTFILPYHTSHASLIFFSILLAFVGFLSTFCWSAFGSIFQSFLAKYRNQFNVIMALLLVYSAGSVLVGYFIR, encoded by the coding sequence ATGTCTTTATTATCTTTTTTCTTATATGTTTTTGTTACCAGCTTTACTCCAGGTCCAAACAATATTATGGCCATGGTATTTGCCAATCGGTTTGGGTTAAGAAATACGATTCGATTTTGTTTAGGGGTAAGCGCCGGTTTCTTTGTCATTATGATACTTTGCAGCTATTTTAATCTATTGCTTCATCAATACATTCCGAGAGTTGAATTGATTATGACCATCATTGGAGTTATTTATATGCTGTTTTTGGCATTTAAGATTATGACCAGTAAATCGGATGATCCAAACCATAAGGATGGGAAGCATAACGGCTTTTTAATTGGGATGCTTTTGCAATTTATTAATCCAAAGGGGATTTTATATGGGGTTACCGTTATATCAACCTTCATCCTCCCATACCACACATCCCATGCGAGCCTGATTTTCTTTTCTATCCTCCTTGCTTTTGTTGGTTTTCTGAGTACCTTTTGCTGGAGTGCTTTTGGATCTATTTTTCAATCCTTTCTGGCAAAGTATCGAAATCAGTTTAATGTCATAATGGCTTTGTTGCTGGTGTATAGTGCCGGGTCGGTTCTTGTGGGGTATTTTATTCGGTAA
- a CDS encoding DinB family protein: protein MNELVFKQFEKTRGYFIKKIESVSKDVAGIQPDGFNNTIHWHIGHVLTVCEQFMFGFPHKTTHIPANYIELFGNGTKPADWKGDIPETDELIIQLKDQLVRIQQIPAERLNEKLAKPFLGLETFGELAEFALFHEANHLGHIQAMERVINHTGVKN from the coding sequence ATGAATGAACTAGTGTTTAAACAGTTTGAGAAGACAAGAGGTTATTTTATTAAAAAGATCGAGTCAGTATCAAAGGATGTAGCAGGTATACAGCCAGACGGTTTTAACAACACGATCCATTGGCATATTGGCCATGTATTAACGGTCTGTGAACAGTTTATGTTTGGCTTTCCCCACAAAACGACCCATATCCCTGCAAACTATATTGAATTATTTGGGAACGGTACAAAGCCGGCTGATTGGAAAGGTGATATACCTGAAACAGATGAGCTCATTATACAGCTGAAGGATCAATTGGTCCGAATCCAGCAAATTCCAGCTGAACGGTTAAATGAAAAGCTGGCTAAACCATTTTTGGGACTTGAAACCTTTGGTGAATTAGCCGAATTTGCGTTGTTTCATGAAGCAAACCATTTGGGGCATATTCAAGCAATGGAACGGGTTATTAATCATACAGGTGTAAAGAACTAA
- a CDS encoding sodium:solute symporter family protein, with translation MNIYLVAVVIYLVFMALIGVYFAKKSVKNSDDFMVAGRSLPLFVVMGTLLATFVGSGTVVGGASFIYQYGPFAAIFNLSGGIVGAIILYFIASKIRQIEIYTVPDLLERRFGKAALYISSVIIIFAFVGITAYQFTGGAYVLQLTTGIPLEIGAIIMCALVIFLTVSGGLFSVAYTDALSAILIIIGFLFGVPFALNAVGGFEGLSLSLPEMNKSWNGGLSFPQLLGFFLPLFLLVLGDQNMYQRFSAAKDPDVARKSTIGFFVGSVFVISLTIILATTSIVLFPEIKPDTAILSLAIDGVPLVIGLLILCSAVAFIITTATSYLLSASGNIVSDLIQRSSKSKLSESKLLWYNRMIVVVLGVLAYVLGQFFPSVLAIQMYSYTMYGASLTPAILATVLWKNATKAGVISSMLVGGSATMIWEIGLDRPLDWNSVLFALPLSVLTLIIVSLATRNKNVTTDLTTDHTS, from the coding sequence TTGAACATTTATTTAGTTGCAGTTGTGATTTATCTGGTTTTCATGGCGTTAATTGGTGTGTATTTCGCAAAAAAATCGGTGAAAAACAGTGATGATTTCATGGTTGCAGGACGAAGCCTGCCTCTGTTCGTCGTCATGGGTACTCTTCTTGCAACGTTTGTTGGATCTGGAACTGTAGTCGGCGGAGCAAGCTTTATTTACCAATACGGACCGTTTGCCGCTATTTTCAATCTGTCAGGCGGAATTGTTGGAGCTATTATTTTATATTTTATCGCTTCTAAAATCCGCCAGATTGAAATCTATACAGTACCAGATCTTTTGGAACGGCGCTTTGGAAAAGCAGCTCTTTATATATCATCCGTTATTATCATCTTTGCCTTTGTCGGAATCACAGCCTACCAGTTTACAGGCGGAGCTTATGTGCTGCAATTAACCACAGGCATTCCACTGGAAATAGGAGCCATCATTATGTGTGCACTGGTTATCTTCTTAACGGTAAGCGGCGGGCTATTTTCAGTTGCGTATACGGATGCACTTAGTGCCATTTTAATTATTATTGGCTTTCTTTTCGGGGTTCCCTTTGCACTGAATGCTGTTGGGGGATTTGAAGGATTATCTCTATCTTTGCCTGAAATGAATAAATCCTGGAATGGCGGCTTATCATTTCCTCAGCTTCTCGGCTTCTTCCTGCCATTGTTTCTGCTCGTTCTGGGTGATCAAAACATGTATCAGCGATTTTCCGCTGCGAAAGATCCGGACGTAGCCCGAAAATCCACTATCGGCTTTTTTGTTGGCAGTGTTTTTGTCATTAGTTTAACCATCATCTTAGCAACTACCTCCATTGTACTTTTTCCAGAAATCAAGCCTGATACAGCTATACTATCGCTTGCGATTGATGGTGTGCCCCTTGTAATCGGATTGCTTATTCTTTGTTCAGCCGTTGCCTTTATAATCACAACAGCCACTTCTTATCTGTTATCAGCTTCAGGAAATATTGTCAGTGACTTAATCCAGCGCTCAAGTAAAAGCAAGCTATCAGAAAGCAAACTTCTATGGTACAACCGTATGATTGTCGTGGTTTTAGGGGTCCTTGCGTATGTATTAGGGCAATTCTTCCCAAGTGTTCTGGCCATCCAAATGTATTCGTATACGATGTATGGCGCATCCTTAACTCCAGCCATTCTTGCAACCGTATTATGGAAGAATGCAACAAAAGCAGGCGTGATCAGCTCCATGCTTGTGGGTGGTTCTGCAACGATGATTTGGGAAATCGGTCTTGACCGTCCTTTAGATTGGAATAGTGTCCTGTTTGCCTTGCCATTGTCCGTTTTAACACTCATCATTGTCAGTTTGGCAACGAGAAATAAAAACGTCACAACAGATCTCACTACTGATCATACAAGCTAA
- a CDS encoding M24 family metallopeptidase, whose product MNSTKRINRLKEYMKEQAISAVFVFNPDHQFYLTNFKALIYSRPIIFHLQEKTAMIVPGLEETHALEHSHADDVLVYYEHPRAGRDETSHMEHIRELVKQSPDSTKIGVDLAFIPGEVLLYLQQSGYQVVDIGQFIYHMRFIKDEEEIHMLEEAGQLVNLAVSKSLAQIQAGITEMEIDAAGNAALFEATAAKYPDSVIDIVVMSPSGLKRSIMPHVFSNTRKIEAGDVIIHSRQVGLNGYRAELERTVIVGKPTIEQEKAFQSAIEAQQRAIDFIKPGVKFSEVDGVAREVFERAGLEKYAIHRTGHGIGVSAHEQPFLRYDHHDVVEEGMAFSIEPGIYIPEVGGFRHSDTVLITSDGCRLITEYPRDMESLLY is encoded by the coding sequence GTGAATTCAACGAAACGAATCAATCGATTGAAAGAGTATATGAAAGAACAAGCCATTTCTGCCGTATTTGTCTTTAATCCTGACCATCAATTTTATTTAACGAATTTTAAGGCTTTAATTTATTCACGGCCCATCATCTTTCATTTACAGGAAAAGACAGCCATGATTGTTCCTGGCCTTGAAGAAACCCATGCCTTGGAACATTCACACGCAGATGATGTACTCGTCTATTATGAACATCCTCGGGCCGGCAGGGATGAGACTTCGCATATGGAGCATATACGTGAGTTGGTAAAACAAAGTCCTGACTCTACAAAAATTGGTGTTGATTTAGCCTTTATTCCGGGTGAGGTTCTTCTTTATCTTCAGCAATCAGGCTATCAGGTGGTTGACATCGGGCAATTCATTTATCACATGCGATTTATCAAAGATGAAGAAGAAATTCACATGCTGGAGGAGGCCGGACAATTAGTGAACCTGGCAGTAAGCAAGTCATTAGCGCAAATTCAAGCGGGAATTACAGAAATGGAAATAGATGCAGCAGGAAATGCAGCACTGTTTGAAGCAACTGCCGCTAAATATCCGGATTCGGTTATTGATATTGTGGTTATGTCGCCTTCCGGATTAAAACGAAGCATTATGCCGCACGTATTCTCCAACACTAGAAAAATCGAAGCGGGAGATGTCATTATTCACAGCAGGCAGGTCGGGCTAAATGGGTATCGTGCTGAATTAGAGAGAACCGTCATTGTCGGGAAGCCAACAATTGAGCAGGAAAAGGCGTTTCAATCTGCTATAGAAGCACAGCAGCGTGCGATTGATTTTATTAAGCCGGGTGTGAAATTTTCAGAGGTAGATGGTGTTGCCCGTGAAGTGTTTGAAAGGGCGGGACTTGAGAAATATGCGATTCACCGCACTGGACATGGAATAGGTGTATCGGCACATGAGCAGCCATTTTTGCGTTATGACCATCATGATGTGGTAGAGGAAGGAATGGCTTTCTCAATCGAACCTGGGATTTATATACCGGAGGTTGGCGGTTTTAGACACTCTGATACTGTTCTGATTACATCTGATGGATGCCGATTAATCACAGAATACCCGCGTGATATGGAGTCCCTGCTTTATTAA
- a CDS encoding Na-translocating system protein MpsC family protein, with translation MSWTAGPFKQELIKDYNNINLLLFNIGVKSQRVEFLGDKILIFANHKRIPSLKHLDEINRFVTRMTDIAIIDSYKEHLRNVLEEKYGMKVLSILKDYDPVTELSGTIITLDQDTSAYISR, from the coding sequence ATGAGTTGGACTGCTGGCCCATTTAAACAGGAACTGATCAAGGACTATAACAATATCAATCTTCTTTTGTTTAACATTGGCGTCAAAAGTCAAAGAGTCGAGTTTTTGGGGGATAAGATATTAATTTTCGCCAATCATAAGAGAATTCCATCTCTTAAACATTTGGACGAGATTAATCGCTTTGTAACCCGAATGACTGACATTGCCATCATAGATAGCTATAAGGAACATTTAAGGAATGTCCTGGAAGAAAAATATGGGATGAAGGTACTTTCTATTTTAAAGGACTATGATCCCGTTACTGAACTCTCAGGAACGATCATTACCCTTGATCAGGATACAAGTGCCTATATTTCAAGGTAA
- a CDS encoding metal-dependent hydrolase family protein: MEFVISNVQLLYGEELDCKKGLALWIKDGLIKEMIPESKLPAGVKVIDGNGGFLAPGLIDLHIHMMWDGSLNPVQTSETEGYEQMLIRAVANCQTYLKHGITTVRDIGSIDDIALHVAKGIKRGLIPGPDVIASGKTITMTGGHDPFWARFVDGKDEALKGVREQIFKGAEVIKVSASGGVYGRIEGEQVGHAELSLEEQEVICKEAHRFGLKVASHAIGREGILNSVLAGVDTIEHGHFLDDELAALMEERKTAWIPTLFVYKQIATQDGIPSYARDKAEEIVSIHRNAFETYFNRNILIGAGSDAGSPCTSHRALLDELYTMNEIVPDAKKVLKTATVNAGKILGRNVGQIKEGYRANLILLKGNPLECLSNLESIKMVVCRGEAAYEA; encoded by the coding sequence ATGGAGTTTGTGATTTCGAATGTGCAGCTGTTGTATGGGGAAGAATTGGATTGTAAAAAGGGGTTAGCACTTTGGATAAAAGATGGTTTGATCAAGGAAATGATCCCTGAATCCAAACTGCCAGCCGGCGTAAAGGTCATCGATGGAAATGGAGGATTTCTCGCTCCAGGATTAATAGATTTACATATTCATATGATGTGGGACGGTTCATTAAATCCAGTTCAAACCTCTGAAACAGAAGGCTATGAACAGATGCTGATAAGGGCCGTTGCTAATTGTCAAACCTATCTCAAGCACGGTATAACAACTGTCAGGGACATTGGCTCCATTGATGACATTGCGCTGCATGTGGCAAAAGGGATCAAAAGGGGGCTTATTCCAGGACCTGATGTCATTGCCAGCGGAAAAACAATAACCATGACAGGCGGGCATGATCCGTTCTGGGCAAGATTTGTCGATGGGAAGGATGAGGCATTAAAAGGAGTACGCGAACAAATTTTTAAGGGTGCTGAAGTAATTAAAGTAAGTGCAAGCGGCGGGGTCTATGGAAGAATAGAAGGGGAACAGGTCGGCCATGCAGAGCTTAGCTTGGAAGAGCAGGAAGTCATCTGTAAAGAGGCACACCGTTTTGGACTTAAAGTGGCGTCCCATGCGATTGGCCGTGAGGGAATACTTAATTCGGTTCTTGCTGGTGTGGATACAATTGAGCATGGTCATTTTCTGGATGATGAATTGGCTGCCTTAATGGAAGAACGGAAAACCGCCTGGATTCCGACATTGTTCGTCTACAAGCAAATTGCAACGCAGGATGGGATTCCTTCTTATGCAAGAGACAAAGCTGAGGAAATTGTCAGCATTCACCGAAATGCATTTGAAACCTATTTTAACCGGAATATTTTAATTGGGGCAGGTTCAGATGCGGGTTCACCATGCACCTCTCACCGGGCGCTGCTGGATGAATTGTATACCATGAATGAGATTGTTCCTGATGCGAAAAAGGTGCTAAAAACAGCTACAGTAAATGCCGGGAAAATCTTAGGACGTAACGTTGGGCAAATTAAAGAGGGATACAGGGCAAATTTGATTTTGCTTAAAGGAAATCCGCTTGAGTGCCTGAGTAATTTAGAAAGTATAAAGATGGTTGTATGCAGGGGAGAAGCTGCTTATGAAGCATAA